A region of Maridesulfovibrio sp. DNA encodes the following proteins:
- a CDS encoding WbqC family protein, which produces MQTIAIMQPYVFPYLGYFNLIHASSTFVLLDDAQYIRNGWVNRNRMQTKENPVFFTVPLAKSHQKSTICEKLIAEEEYNHFKKKLFAFLKNNYAKAPYYAKVTEIIRQVFDSREKKISRLAELSLNVVLEYIGLQRKIIPASSLPDLKRGTLLRGEDRIIHIAKSLGGECYVNAPGGKSYYSKANFSRNNLKLMFVIPAMPTYEKSNTFINGLSILDILMYVPPHQVLKMARDYTLETN; this is translated from the coding sequence ATGCAAACTATTGCTATTATGCAACCCTACGTATTCCCCTATCTGGGGTATTTTAATTTGATTCATGCTTCTTCAACTTTTGTCTTATTAGATGATGCCCAATATATCCGCAATGGCTGGGTTAATAGAAATAGGATGCAAACTAAGGAAAATCCGGTATTTTTTACTGTTCCACTGGCTAAATCTCATCAGAAATCTACTATTTGCGAAAAACTAATCGCGGAAGAAGAATACAATCATTTTAAAAAGAAACTATTTGCCTTTCTCAAAAATAATTATGCCAAAGCTCCCTATTATGCCAAAGTGACTGAAATTATCAGACAGGTGTTTGATTCCCGTGAAAAGAAGATCTCCCGTTTAGCTGAGTTATCGTTAAATGTCGTTTTGGAATATATAGGACTGCAACGCAAAATTATTCCAGCATCATCGCTTCCTGATTTAAAAAGAGGAACACTTCTGCGGGGTGAAGATAGAATAATTCACATAGCAAAATCCTTAGGTGGCGAGTGTTATGTGAATGCGCCTGGAGGAAAATCATATTATTCTAAAGCTAATTTTTCACGGAACAATTTAAAATTAATGTTCGTTATCCCTGCCATGCCTACATATGAAAAGTCTAATACATTTATAAATGGGTTATCGATCCTAGATATTTTAATGTATGTTCCGCCTCATCAGGTTTTAAAAATGGCAAGAGATTATACACTGGAGACAAATTAG
- a CDS encoding HPP family protein, translating into MHFRSTSVQFRLSKLCREEFSKELYRPGVISLARIVWGSVGGGLLLGLIAILSGKTGIKVLYPPLAATCFINTTCVFLRVARPKSVIVGHTVASICGLAGVWIGNYIDPGAEFIIPLKLGLSVLLAAVFMQIFDADHPPAAATAAIPAILPLPMPWYSLPLHMAWGATITVIFAFIWNRIWFEFPARDSDNYVKNAGLYMEKAQIVGVAICIISCIVMCFQSMSPVVGITGLCGMAVGNIILGTHHFKILSQVN; encoded by the coding sequence ATGCATTTCAGATCAACTTCAGTTCAGTTCAGATTATCAAAACTATGTCGTGAAGAGTTTTCAAAAGAATTATACCGTCCGGGAGTTATTTCTCTGGCCCGTATTGTTTGGGGATCAGTTGGGGGAGGATTGTTGTTGGGGCTGATAGCAATTTTATCCGGTAAAACAGGAATCAAAGTCCTTTACCCACCTCTTGCAGCAACATGTTTCATAAATACGACCTGTGTTTTTTTGCGTGTTGCACGGCCAAAGTCAGTAATTGTAGGGCATACGGTAGCCTCGATTTGCGGACTGGCTGGAGTCTGGATAGGAAATTATATTGATCCAGGAGCCGAATTTATAATTCCCTTGAAGCTTGGTCTTTCGGTTTTGCTGGCAGCGGTTTTTATGCAGATATTTGATGCCGACCACCCTCCTGCAGCCGCCACTGCAGCCATACCGGCAATACTCCCGCTCCCCATGCCGTGGTACTCTCTCCCGCTGCACATGGCATGGGGAGCTACAATAACCGTAATTTTTGCGTTTATCTGGAATAGAATCTGGTTTGAATTTCCTGCCCGGGATAGTGATAACTACGTCAAAAATGCAGGGCTATACATGGAAAAAGCCCAGATTGTTGGTGTAGCAATCTGTATAATCAGCTGTATTGTCATGTGTTTTCAATCCATGTCCCCTGTTGTTGGAATAACAGGTTTGTGCGGCATGGCTGTAGGGAATATAATTCTCGGGACACATCATTTCAAAATATTATCCCAAGTAAATTAA
- a CDS encoding AEC family transporter, translating to MYTDFVGKAAAPASMFALGIIIAANLGRSLDTCALFITFFKLILFPVLIWAAIMWLKLPEGVSKDTLMLTSAGPCGAMPFVLAVQYRVNPTSIGLAIVYSTLLSLLTLALVSQ from the coding sequence ATGTATACTGACTTTGTCGGCAAAGCTGCTGCCCCGGCCTCCATGTTCGCGCTTGGGATTATTATTGCTGCCAATCTCGGGAGAAGCCTTGATACTTGTGCTTTATTCATTACATTTTTTAAGTTAATTCTGTTTCCGGTTTTAATCTGGGCCGCTATTATGTGGCTTAAGCTCCCTGAAGGCGTTTCAAAAGATACGCTGATGTTGACCAGTGCTGGTCCCTGCGGGGCCATGCCGTTTGTACTTGCGGTTCAATATCGCGTAAATCCTACCAGCATCGGTCTGGCTATTGTTTATTCCACTCTGCTTTCTCTACTCACGCTGGCCTTGGTCAGTCAGTAG
- a CDS encoding AsnC family transcriptional regulator: MTKLIPEFDELDCRILNILQTDFPLCSHPYAEIGKRLGITEEDALSRVTLMRENGTIRRIGANFDAARLGWVSTLCAANVAAEVMNNFVEVVNAQSGVTHNYLRSNKFNIWFTLTSPSRDAEAATLESITQKTGVKILNLPASRLVKVRVDFKMGSKNEK; encoded by the coding sequence ATGACAAAACTAATACCTGAATTTGATGAATTGGATTGCCGGATATTGAATATTCTTCAGACGGATTTTCCGCTTTGCTCACATCCGTATGCTGAAATAGGTAAACGACTTGGCATCACTGAGGAAGATGCTTTATCCCGTGTTACGCTCATGCGCGAGAACGGCACTATCCGAAGAATCGGGGCCAACTTTGACGCAGCCAGACTAGGCTGGGTTTCAACTCTCTGCGCGGCAAACGTAGCAGCCGAAGTCATGAATAATTTTGTAGAGGTTGTTAACGCACAATCAGGAGTTACCCACAATTACTTACGATCTAACAAATTTAATATATGGTTTACCCTTACTTCTCCATCAAGAGATGCAGAAGCTGCAACGCTGGAGTCTATCACGCAAAAGACCGGAGTAAAAATTTTGAACCTACCGGCAAGCCGACTAGTTAAAGTCCGGGTAGATTTTAAGATGGGATCAAAAAATGAAAAATAA
- a CDS encoding formyltransferase family protein: protein MNIEKCYVIENSYLSKEIQNIKINYHIISSKEDLLQALIGESFDLLISNGCPYILPISQMPQATYVNIHPSFLPDLRGRTPTVGSILFEKDSGATAHIMDDGTDTGEIISRVKIPFSYDLDVALLYQLVFRAEKEVFNKAFELNFRVQQPQLKKENHIYFSYSQKDRYVSCHEPVSKTIQRVKAFSCQTKGALLCSEGKEIQTFYAEAIENEYVKDICRQRQAEVGEVILVYEDCILVNACDGIVKFSRLPNTHAITEGSKIS, encoded by the coding sequence ATGAATATCGAAAAATGCTATGTTATAGAAAACTCTTATTTATCTAAAGAAATACAAAATATTAAAATAAATTACCATATAATTAGCTCTAAAGAAGATTTACTGCAGGCCTTAATTGGTGAAAGTTTCGATTTGCTAATATCTAATGGATGTCCTTATATTTTGCCAATATCTCAAATGCCGCAGGCAACCTATGTAAATATACATCCCTCCTTTTTACCTGATCTACGCGGAAGAACCCCCACTGTTGGTTCTATCCTATTTGAAAAAGATTCAGGGGCAACGGCGCATATCATGGATGATGGAACAGACACAGGTGAAATTATTTCTCGCGTTAAAATTCCGTTCTCATACGATTTAGACGTTGCACTATTATACCAATTAGTTTTTAGAGCCGAAAAAGAAGTTTTTAATAAGGCTTTTGAACTCAATTTTAGAGTTCAGCAACCACAGCTAAAAAAAGAGAACCATATTTATTTCTCATACAGTCAAAAAGACAGATATGTAAGTTGTCATGAACCTGTAAGCAAGACAATTCAAAGAGTTAAAGCTTTTTCATGTCAAACCAAAGGAGCTTTACTTTGTAGTGAAGGGAAAGAGATTCAAACCTTTTATGCAGAAGCTATTGAGAATGAATATGTCAAAGATATATGCCGACAGCGACAGGCTGAAGTAGGAGAAGTTATTTTGGTTTATGAGGATTGCATTTTAGTCAATGCATGCGATGGGATTGTGAAATTTTCTCGATTACCAAATACTCATGCCATAACCGAAGGTTCAAAAATTAGCTAA
- a CDS encoding DegT/DnrJ/EryC1/StrS family aminotransferase, translating into MTDLSFYYDKITITKPDLPELDQFVEQLKIIWDNKWLTNNGPFHDKLESALAEYLGVPYVSLFCNGTIALQTALKALKISGEVITTPFTFPATVHSIFWNQCEPVFCDISPESFSLDPDRIEPLITSKTTAIIPCHVYGKPSDTKSIQALADKFGLKVIYDAAHAFGIFPKQSGKDVWGDISMLSFHATKVFNTIEGGALIMHDKAQKERVDYLKNFGIAGEELIVGEGINGKMNEICAAFGLLQLLHVDEQIQKRQLLDARYRHNLEGIRGIDIPQIGNWYKPNFSYFPIFITDDFPVSVEKVQKRLAQFNIYGRRYFYPLVSQAPCYRTLPSANPALLPVATEVSSRVFCLPLYSGLSTTDIDYICSIITGCN; encoded by the coding sequence ATGACAGACTTAAGTTTCTATTATGATAAAATTACTATCACAAAACCTGATCTTCCAGAGTTAGATCAATTCGTAGAACAACTCAAAATTATATGGGACAATAAATGGCTTACAAACAACGGTCCGTTCCATGACAAACTGGAGTCGGCTCTAGCTGAATATCTCGGAGTACCGTATGTAAGTCTTTTTTGCAATGGAACGATTGCACTTCAAACGGCCTTAAAAGCGTTGAAAATATCCGGAGAAGTTATAACAACTCCATTCACTTTTCCAGCAACTGTTCATTCTATTTTTTGGAATCAATGTGAGCCTGTGTTTTGTGATATATCTCCAGAATCTTTCAGCCTTGACCCTGACCGTATAGAGCCTCTTATTACTTCAAAAACAACGGCAATTATACCATGTCATGTATATGGAAAACCATCGGATACGAAATCAATACAGGCTCTTGCCGATAAATTTGGCCTTAAAGTTATTTATGATGCGGCTCACGCATTCGGTATTTTTCCTAAACAGAGCGGAAAAGACGTTTGGGGAGATATTTCAATGTTAAGTTTTCATGCGACTAAAGTCTTTAATACAATTGAAGGCGGAGCACTCATTATGCATGACAAGGCCCAAAAAGAGCGAGTCGACTACTTAAAAAATTTTGGAATTGCAGGAGAGGAGCTTATTGTCGGTGAAGGAATAAATGGGAAGATGAACGAGATCTGTGCAGCTTTTGGATTACTGCAACTCTTACATGTAGATGAACAAATACAAAAACGTCAGCTTCTTGATGCAAGATATAGACACAATCTGGAAGGGATCAGGGGTATAGACATCCCTCAGATTGGAAATTGGTATAAACCCAATTTCTCTTATTTTCCTATATTTATCACTGACGATTTTCCCGTATCCGTGGAAAAAGTACAAAAGAGGCTTGCACAGTTTAATATTTATGGAAGACGATACTTCTATCCTTTGGTAAGCCAAGCTCCTTGTTATAGAACCTTACCTTCAGCAAATCCTGCCCTTCTTCCCGTTGCTACAGAAGTATCGTCACGTGTATTCTGTCTCCCTCTATACTCTGGACTTTCAACCACAGACATTGATTATATCTGCTCTATAATCACAGGGTGTAACTAA
- a CDS encoding cytochrome b/b6 domain-containing protein — MFIKQASVCLVLALGLFMAGVVHAAGDTTAQSEQLYSKAAQLRQGALKQNQKCFSCHGDAGITAKWVTDRGRTLQLHVDEVDYRNSVHSGQSCQSCHEGATEDAFASAPHKFKNKKPMDCQSCHGNYFKDIYEQVDRSYHTKAIAKKGKEFSCASCHDAHTFHLPERTEEIASGVVEANERCFKCHSDLRGYQKLTDKKLLDQKMGHWFLPNKEKHFESVSCVACHEGKEGTEVHVIMEVKDTKVNCESCHSKSSAMTTKLNKYRSEQRAFAMVNKGLFDDTELKTKNAEAIKASVGEADSVLGFMNTRLLENKYILGVTQTPWLNIKFVQILVAMLLLIAVHAALRMMGSKATHVHGETVTMFPFTVRLWHWINAILFAILIVSGFAMHFGIGMGFEPAQSTHAYFALGLVALWILYLLYLILSGQFMQYLPRADFISASFAQAKYYMLGIYSGQENPAGHDPAKRLNPLQQTAYLSVLFVLFPALIVSGLALFIPEVIPPELMGMDGKHLVSLVHTGAAFLMVLFIVIHLYLCTTGESVFALVRSMVTGKMKK; from the coding sequence ATGTTTATTAAACAGGCTTCTGTTTGCCTGGTCTTGGCTCTTGGCTTGTTTATGGCCGGAGTAGTCCATGCAGCGGGCGATACAACCGCCCAATCAGAGCAATTATACTCAAAGGCCGCCCAGTTGCGCCAAGGTGCGTTGAAGCAGAATCAGAAATGCTTCTCCTGCCATGGCGATGCTGGGATTACCGCAAAATGGGTAACTGACCGGGGCCGCACTCTTCAGCTGCATGTTGATGAGGTGGACTACCGTAACTCAGTACATAGCGGGCAGAGCTGCCAAAGTTGTCACGAAGGTGCAACTGAAGACGCTTTTGCAAGTGCGCCCCATAAATTCAAAAACAAAAAGCCCATGGACTGCCAGTCCTGCCACGGCAATTACTTCAAGGATATCTACGAACAGGTTGACCGCAGCTACCATACCAAAGCCATCGCTAAGAAGGGTAAGGAATTCAGCTGCGCATCCTGCCATGATGCCCATACTTTCCATCTCCCGGAAAGGACTGAAGAAATAGCATCAGGCGTTGTTGAGGCAAACGAACGTTGCTTCAAGTGCCATTCCGACCTGCGCGGATACCAGAAACTTACTGATAAAAAACTGCTCGACCAGAAGATGGGCCATTGGTTTCTGCCCAATAAGGAAAAGCATTTTGAATCCGTTAGCTGTGTAGCCTGTCACGAAGGAAAAGAGGGGACTGAAGTACACGTAATCATGGAAGTCAAAGACACCAAAGTCAACTGCGAGAGCTGTCATTCCAAGTCATCCGCCATGACTACCAAGCTCAACAAATACCGCAGTGAACAACGTGCCTTTGCAATGGTTAATAAAGGTCTCTTTGATGACACTGAATTAAAAACCAAAAATGCAGAAGCTATCAAAGCTTCCGTGGGCGAAGCTGACTCCGTACTCGGTTTCATGAATACCCGTCTGCTCGAAAACAAGTACATCCTCGGTGTAACCCAGACCCCGTGGCTGAATATTAAGTTTGTCCAGATTCTGGTGGCCATGCTGCTTTTAATCGCAGTTCATGCGGCACTACGTATGATGGGTTCAAAGGCTACTCATGTTCATGGTGAAACCGTGACCATGTTCCCGTTTACTGTCAGACTCTGGCACTGGATCAACGCAATCCTGTTTGCAATCCTGATTGTGAGTGGATTCGCCATGCACTTCGGGATCGGCATGGGTTTTGAGCCTGCGCAATCCACCCACGCATACTTTGCTCTTGGGCTTGTAGCACTCTGGATTCTGTACTTGCTCTATCTGATCCTTAGCGGACAGTTCATGCAGTATCTGCCGCGTGCGGATTTCATTTCCGCAAGCTTTGCGCAGGCTAAATACTACATGCTGGGTATTTACAGCGGACAAGAGAACCCGGCCGGACATGATCCTGCAAAGCGTCTGAATCCCTTACAGCAGACTGCTTATTTGTCCGTACTCTTTGTACTGTTCCCTGCATTGATTGTATCCGGGCTGGCTTTGTTTATCCCTGAAGTTATCCCCCCTGAACTGATGGGTATGGACGGCAAGCATCTTGTTTCTCTGGTTCACACTGGAGCAGCATTCCTGATGGTCCTCTTCATCGTAATCCATCTCTACCTCTGCACCACCGGAGAAAGCGTATTCGCCCTTGTCCGTAGCATGGTCACAGGTAAGATGAAGAAATAA
- a CDS encoding sigma 54-interacting transcriptional regulator: MFRTSDMADEKTFHFRNEKIQSLLLEMGQQRSTGSLFTLIVNRLAQFPNISLARIWIIKSGDICTSCPLQDECLNQKECLHLVASAGQSIFDSAVDWTRIDGDHRRFPLGARKVGHIAATGTPVIVKSISKDSKWILHQDWAKQEGINGFAGQPMVYHGETMGVLAVFTKSEVAQPALDILNIISNHAAAALVNARAFEKIEELHHRLEAENNYLREELLSSTSFGGFIGQSAPLQRIIQQIDLVASTDASVLILGESGTGKELVARELHQRSARRSSPMIKVNCASIPKDLFSSEFFGHVKGAFSGAVANRVGKFGAAHKGTLFLDEIGEIPLEQQAHLLRILQEGEYERVGEEKTRKVDVRIIAATNKNLKTEVENGRFREDLYFRLNVFPIDVPPLRERKEDIVLLANYFLKQFLLEIKRPVFQFTDAQLQKLAQYSWPGNVRELQNIVERFAITSSSDPRNLDFFNSLKSELPSAEQSRPCAPNEQVMTEQEMVLLQKENIERALKLCRGKIYGTDGAAKMLGLKPTTLATRIRKMDIVCLRDK; encoded by the coding sequence ATGTTTAGAACTTCAGATATGGCTGACGAAAAAACTTTTCACTTCAGGAATGAGAAAATACAATCTCTTTTGTTGGAGATGGGGCAACAAAGGTCTACCGGCTCTCTCTTCACTCTTATCGTAAACCGACTGGCCCAATTTCCGAATATTTCCCTCGCCAGAATCTGGATAATAAAAAGTGGCGACATTTGCACTTCATGCCCTTTACAGGATGAGTGTCTGAATCAAAAGGAGTGTCTGCACCTGGTTGCCAGCGCAGGGCAGTCCATTTTTGATTCTGCTGTAGATTGGACTCGTATTGACGGTGACCATCGGCGTTTTCCTTTGGGAGCCAGAAAGGTGGGACACATCGCTGCTACAGGCACTCCCGTGATTGTAAAGTCAATCTCCAAGGATTCAAAGTGGATACTTCATCAGGATTGGGCAAAACAAGAAGGTATCAATGGATTTGCCGGTCAACCGATGGTTTACCATGGTGAGACTATGGGGGTTCTGGCGGTTTTTACTAAAAGTGAAGTAGCCCAACCCGCTCTTGATATATTGAATATTATTTCGAACCATGCTGCCGCCGCATTAGTTAACGCACGGGCTTTTGAAAAAATAGAAGAACTGCATCACCGCCTTGAAGCCGAAAACAACTATTTACGCGAAGAACTGTTGAGTTCAACATCTTTCGGCGGGTTCATTGGTCAAAGTGCTCCATTGCAAAGAATTATCCAGCAGATAGATCTTGTAGCGTCTACTGATGCCAGTGTGTTGATACTGGGAGAATCCGGTACGGGCAAAGAACTGGTTGCCCGGGAACTCCACCAGCGAAGCGCACGCCGAAGCAGTCCCATGATTAAAGTCAATTGTGCTTCCATTCCCAAAGACTTATTTTCAAGTGAATTTTTTGGTCATGTTAAAGGCGCATTCTCCGGTGCTGTTGCAAACAGGGTCGGTAAATTCGGTGCTGCGCACAAGGGGACACTCTTTCTTGATGAAATAGGGGAAATACCCCTTGAACAGCAGGCTCATCTGCTTAGGATTCTACAGGAAGGAGAGTACGAACGAGTCGGAGAGGAAAAGACTCGCAAAGTTGACGTAAGGATTATTGCGGCAACCAACAAGAATCTTAAAACAGAGGTTGAAAATGGTCGGTTTAGGGAAGACCTCTATTTCAGGCTCAATGTTTTTCCCATTGATGTCCCGCCGCTACGAGAGCGAAAGGAAGATATTGTGCTCTTGGCAAACTATTTCTTAAAGCAATTTCTTTTGGAAATTAAACGCCCCGTATTTCAATTTACGGATGCACAGCTACAGAAACTAGCTCAGTATTCATGGCCCGGTAATGTAAGAGAGCTTCAAAATATCGTTGAACGTTTTGCGATCACCTCCAGTTCTGACCCAAGAAATCTGGATTTCTTTAACAGTTTAAAGTCGGAGCTACCGTCAGCAGAACAATCCCGACCTTGTGCCCCCAATGAACAGGTAATGACCGAGCAGGAGATGGTTCTGCTGCAGAAAGAAAATATTGAAAGGGCCCTCAAACTGTGTCGGGGTAAGATTTATGGGACTGATGGAGCCGCAAAAATGCTGGGTTTAAAGCCTACAACCCTTGCTACACGGATAAGGAAAATGGATATTGTTTGTTTAAGAGACAAATAA
- a CDS encoding homocysteine biosynthesis protein, which produces MTGTYKVNKTIQEINNRIKEGKAAVVNAEEMVEIVRAEGKVNAAKAIDVVTTGTFSPMCSSGIFFNFGQVPPPIKASRVWLNNVPCYAGLAGVDAYIGVTEPSEDDPLNKVYPGRFAYGGGHVVEDLIAGKSVRLRAQAYGTDCYPRKAIEKDITLKDLFNVTMVNPRNCYQNYNCAVNMTSRTIYTYMGPIKPNLRNANFATAGQLSPLFNDPFLKTIGVGTRIFIAGAEGYVTGAGTQHVEKPQRNERGIPLTPAGTLMLQSGNVSDMDPRYFRGLSFTGYGCTASVGVGIPIPILNEEIAWCTGISDAEIQMPVKDYGHDYPNGINKVLAHVTFEELKSGSISINGEKIPTVPMTSHIISLEIANKLKDWITKGEFLLTEPVEKIESE; this is translated from the coding sequence ATGACAGGAACATATAAAGTTAACAAAACAATTCAAGAAATAAATAATCGAATAAAAGAAGGCAAAGCTGCGGTAGTAAATGCAGAAGAGATGGTCGAGATAGTTCGAGCCGAGGGCAAGGTAAATGCGGCCAAAGCGATAGATGTTGTCACAACTGGAACTTTCTCACCCATGTGCTCTTCCGGTATTTTTTTTAATTTCGGACAAGTCCCTCCCCCAATAAAGGCATCTCGTGTTTGGCTGAATAATGTTCCGTGCTATGCAGGACTGGCTGGTGTAGATGCATATATAGGTGTGACCGAACCTTCTGAAGATGACCCGTTGAACAAAGTTTATCCAGGTCGTTTTGCTTACGGCGGTGGCCATGTTGTTGAAGATCTCATAGCCGGGAAAAGCGTTCGCCTTAGAGCTCAAGCCTATGGAACGGATTGCTATCCGCGCAAGGCGATTGAAAAAGACATTACGCTTAAAGATCTCTTCAACGTAACAATGGTTAACCCACGTAACTGTTATCAAAACTACAATTGCGCTGTAAACATGACCAGCCGGACAATTTACACTTATATGGGGCCGATCAAACCTAATCTCCGCAACGCCAATTTCGCTACAGCGGGCCAACTCTCACCACTATTTAATGATCCTTTCCTGAAAACTATAGGCGTAGGAACTCGTATTTTTATTGCTGGTGCAGAAGGCTATGTAACGGGTGCAGGGACTCAGCATGTAGAAAAGCCGCAACGAAATGAAAGAGGGATCCCACTTACGCCCGCAGGAACTCTCATGCTCCAGAGTGGTAATGTATCGGATATGGACCCACGCTATTTTCGAGGACTCAGCTTTACCGGGTATGGATGCACCGCATCTGTTGGAGTTGGAATTCCCATCCCTATCCTGAATGAAGAGATCGCTTGGTGTACAGGGATAAGTGATGCTGAAATTCAAATGCCAGTCAAGGATTACGGACATGACTACCCTAATGGAATCAACAAGGTTTTGGCACATGTAACCTTTGAGGAACTGAAATCGGGTTCAATAAGTATAAATGGCGAAAAAATTCCGACTGTCCCCATGACCAGCCATATTATTTCTCTAGAAATAGCCAACAAACTTAAGGATTGGATCACAAAAGGCGAGTTTTTGCTCACTGAGCCTGTAGAAAAGATTGAATCTGAATAA